A genomic region of Ovis aries strain OAR_USU_Benz2616 breed Rambouillet chromosome 20, ARS-UI_Ramb_v3.0, whole genome shotgun sequence contains the following coding sequences:
- the LOC114109636 gene encoding non-histone chromosomal protein HMG-14-like: MPKRKVSSAEGAAKEEPKRRSARLSAKPAPAKVKTKPKKAAGKDKSSDKKVRTKGKRGAKGKQAEVANQETKEDLPAENGETKNEESPASDEAEEKEAKSD, translated from the coding sequence ATGCCCAAGAGGAAGGTCAGCTCCGCCGAGGGGGCGGCGAAGGAGGAGCCTAAGAGGAGATCGGCGAGGTTGTCAGCTAAACCGGCTCCTGCGAAAGTGAAAACGAAGCCAAAAAAGGCGGCGGGAAAGGATAAATCTTCAGACAAAAAAGTGCgaacaaaagggaaaagaggagcAAAGGGAAAACAGGCGGAAGTGGCCAACCAGGAGACTAAAGAAGACTTACCTGCAGAAAATGGAGAGACTAAAAACGAGGAGAGCCCAGCCTCTGatgaagcagaagagaaagaagccaagTCTGATTAA